The Paenibacillus mucilaginosus 3016 genome includes the window TTCGGAGATTGCGCCACCACGCCGGCTATAACCGGGGAAGGACACTTCAGCCCGAAATACCGGATCAGCCTCCACTCCTCTCCATCCGGAGAATAATAGAAGGAAATGCAGTCCCCGGCCTTGGTGATCCGCAAATACGGATTGTCGACCGTGACCCGCTCCGAATTGCAGTCATCCGAAGAACCGTCCCGGGTGACGACGGACACGATCGTCGGGTACGTGCCGTTAAACTCAAAGCAGAGCTTGGCCCAATGATCCGGCCCCGACATCAGCATCAAGCAGCCGGAATCATAGATATGCCGCATGTCCACCCGGAGCCGGGTGGTCAGCTCGAAGGACGGGTCGACCGGGAGATGCAGGAACGGCGCCGAGCTGGCCATATGCTTGCCTGCCGGGTCCCGGAAGAAGTCCGCTCCAGGAGGGGCTTCGGCGATCAGCCCGCCCTCCTCCGTATACGTCCACTTGTCCGGGGGATTCATCCAGCTTAATTGCTGCCTGGTTTCAGGGAGAAACAGATTGTTGTTCATGACGGAACCTACTTTCGATTGGTTTGTCTTTCTGACTGCCAGACTTCGCCCGCTGTATTGAAGTAATTCGCCGGCTGGCGGTGCTTGTCCTTGTAAGATAAACCAAAAATATGCAGAACCGGCCCGAGTCAAAACGGCTCCCCCTCCTTTAAGGATGAAGGGCTGTCAGTTATTCCTTCAGGGCTTCCGAATATTTTTTCTTCGTTTGCTTCATCCTAGACGGGTCACAATCATACTAAACCAAACCGAGGTGAGCTTTGATGAACAATAATCCGTCCGCAAATGCAGCAGCCCAGGGTCAAGCCGGATCGGCGGTTAATCCCCATCTGAACGCGCAGCAGGTTGAGCAGCAGGCTCAGCAGCTGATTCAGGAAGCGCAGCAGGCCATCTCCATGGCACAGCAGGCCGACCAGCTGTCCCAGCAGGCCCACCAGATCGCCGCGGCCAGTGCACAGCAATCCCAGCAGGCCGAGGCGCAGCTGCAGCAGGCACTGAACAGCAGCCAGTCTCTGACCAATGCAGGAGAAGCCTCTACCCAGCAGTAGCTTATCGTTATTCCGCTTAAACAACAAACCGGCTCCTTCGCAGGAACAAGGGAGCCGGTATTCTTTCATTGTCATCACTCGGCATACAGGTAGGACTTGACTCCGGGCCCGGCATAGGCCTTCCAGATGACGAGATTATACGGATGGGTCCAGTCGACCGTTTCCTGATTCCCGCGCAGTTCGTGAAGCCGGTTGCTGTTGAAGATCAACGACCCTTTTTGGTCGAAGGCAACCCCGTCCACCCAGAGCATCCGGTCGTCGGACACGAAAGGCTGAAACTTCCCCTCACGAGAGTATCTGCCGATTCCTTGATCCTCCAGCATCGTATACCATACATTCCCCTGGTTGTCCGCATGCATGCCGTCCGTGTTGGTTCCCTTGCTGCCCAGTGCGGTGACGGACTGTTCGATCTTCTCCATCGGAGTGGCAAAATCCCGCAGCAGCGCCGTATCAATCGCATACAGATTTCTGGCGCTTAGCGGCGAGTAGTACAGAGTCCTGCGGTCCGCCGACAGGGCGATGCCATCCGCCCCGGTCTTCATAGGCCGGTCCTGGAATACCGGCTTGCCCATGATGGAGAAGCGGAAGCCCGGGAAATCCTGTGTGCTGTAGTGTTGATGCAGGACTCGGCGGAATGACTTCGTCTTCATATCGTACACGACGAGTCCCGCTGCAACCGGCGAATCCTTCGATCCGTTGCCCGAATCGGTGATATACACGAACCCGTTTCTGTTGTCCACGACCAGGTCATTGAGAAAGGATGTCGTGTAGGAAGCGATGTGCTCCGGGATGGGTACCGAATCGATCAGTCGGTTCTCCGTCAGGTCCCAGACCACCAGCTTCTGCGAGCCGGGCTGCGACGGCTGGGACGCGATATGGCCCTGGTCGAGCATCCAGATGCGGTTCTGTTCGTCGATCTCATATCCCAGGACGGACTGAAGCTTATCCGGGTCTCCTGCCCGGTTCATCTCCCAGCTTGGGAACGGCTCGAGCAGCGGCTTGCCCTCCTTCATCACGATGCGGTTCATGGAAGCGGGAATGCCCGGATACCAGCGGGGAACCGATACATAGTAGCGGCCCTGCGAGTCCACCTTAACGCCTGCGGGAATCGCCGTCTTCCAGTATTGTTTGCTCTCGAACTCCTGCTTCATCGCAGGGTCGTTGAAATTCCAGTCGAGCCGGTTCCAGTGATAGACCATCTCAAAGGGGGCTGTCAGGGTATACGCTGACGGTGCGGCCGGGGCTGCCGGCAATATGTCCGCGGCATGGCCGGAGCCGGGCAGGGATGCGGCGGATACGGTTACAGCCGCAGCCAACAGAAACGTTGTACCGGGAAGCTTCATGACGGATATCGTCCTCCTTCATAGGCAAGTGGATTCATCTTGGGAGCGCTCGCCGTGGTGGGGGCTTCTCCTTGGACTTATCACCTGTTTTCCCGGCTCTGAAACAGGAAAAAGCCCTCTTCCAGCGAAGAGGGCCGCATCTTATTCAATCCACTGAATGACATCTTCCGCCTGTCTTCTGGCTTTGGGGCGCGGGTCCTTCTCCCGGTAACCGAACGCGGCCATGACGCTGACCCCGTACGCGCCGTCTTCCAGCAGGCCTTCCTGCTCCAGCAGCTCGTTCATCTTGTCCAGGTTGAAGCCTTCGACCGGGCAGGAGTCGATGCCAAGCAGCGCGGCCGCCGTCATCATGTTGGCCAGCGCGATATACGTCTGCTTCGACGCCCAGTCGAAGAGCGCGCGTTCGCTCTCGAACAGCCTGAAGTCTTCGCCCTGGAAGCTCGAATAGCGGGACATCATGGTCCGTACCGTTTCCTCCGGGATCTGCTTGATGCCGGTCATCTGATTCCAGAAATAATCGGTATCGTAACGCCCGTTCCTGCGTGCCAGCAGCACGACAAAATGGCTCGCCGTAGGCAGCTGCCCCTGAGCCCCCCAGGAGATCTCGCGCATCTTCCCGCGCAGCTCGGGATTCTGTATCACAAGGAACTTCCAAGGCTCCAGTCCTACCGAGCTCGGCGACAGGCGTCCAGCCTCCAGAATGACATGGAAATCCTTATCGGAGATCTTGCGCTCCGCATCGAAGCTCTTGGTGGCGTGTCTGAATTGGAATGCGTCCAGAAGTTCCTGGCGTTTGGTTTCGTTCGCACTCATATGTAAACCTCCCTGAATGATGTATGTGCGTTTGCTCCAGTGAAAATGTAGGTAACTTGTAAAAGGTTGATTAGTTACTTATTTTCACCACCTGTTATTGTAATGGTTACAAGAAAGGGTGTCAACTCCCCTTTCACTGGGTTCGAATGAAAGGATCCACGCGCAAAAAAAGCCAAAAAGACTGCTCTTCCCCGAGGTTCCCCTAGAGAAGAAGCAGTCCTCTTGAACGATATCCGGTGGTTACACCTGCGGAGTCCCCGTTCCCATGAGCAGAAGAGACAGCTCCGCCGGTGCATGGAGGGAGCTCTCTCCGTCCGCCGGTCCGGCCGCCGAACCGCCGGCCGCCATGGCTTGGATCAGCGTCTCGACCTGCTTGTCTGTCCAGATCGTACCGTCTGCGAATTCGAATCGTTCCACGCGCTGCCCTGCTCCGCCGAAGAAGTCCCGCACGAGAAGCTTCTCCGCCTCGCTGAAGAGCCCGAGGTCGTTCCCCTGGCGGTTCACCGTTACTTCCGGGGCGGAGACCGCTTCGAAGATCACCCGGTCCGTCTCCCCGCTCAGCCCCTCGTCGCGGATCGTATTCAGCAGGGCGCCTTCGCCGATCCGGTACGTATCCGATCCCCTGCCGCCGGAGAGGGTATTACCACGGGTTTCCCAGCCATGCACAGCCAGTTCATCGTTCCCGGAGCCGCCTCTGAGCAGATTCGATGCGTGTGTTGCGGTCAGCGAATCGTTCCCGTCGCCGCCGTCGAGCAGATTGAAGCTTGTGCCGGACGGATCATCGAGAAGAAGGGTATCGCTGCCCGCTTCGCCCTTCAGAACGGAATGGCTCAGAATAGAGCCATAATACGCACGCAGCGTATCGTTGCCCGTCCCTCCCAGGTACGTCTCTTCGCTGCCGCCTGCAGCAAAATTGTCATTGCCGCCGCCGCCGGAGTAGAGGTTGGAGCGGCTGTGGTAACTGCCATACTCATCGGAGCCAACAGAAAACCAGTCGTCCCCATATCCCCCGATCAATGTACTGTCAACCGCTCCAGAGGTGCCCAGGAAGTCGGTGTCCGCGCCGCCGTCGATCCGGTTCCCCGATCCTGCCAGAATGAAGAGGCTGTCTTCCCCGGTGCCGCCTATGGCCTGGTTGTGTTCCCCGCGAATCCGCAGCTCATCCCGCCCATCCCCAAGATCGAAGGTGGAGCGGTTCATCACCGTATCGCCGTAGTCGACATAATCATCTCCGGCTCCGCTGTGAACGGCAGAACGGTCCAGGGCTGCCTCCAGCCGGTCCTCCCCGAGTCCGCCGGTCACGAGAAGTTCGCTTCCGCTGACCGTAAGCTCATCGTCTCCTTCATTGCCATGAATCCGGCTGCCGTTCGAGACGACCGTGATCGTATCGTCCCCTGTCTCGCCATACAGGACATGGGAGTCCCCTTCCACCAAGAACGTATCCTCGCCGTCTCCTCCGTGAAGCACATGGCTGCTGCTCCCGGGGGCCGCCAACAGGTAATCCTCACCCGCTCCCGCGAAGATGTGGTCTTCTCCCGAGGGGGAAGCGGTCAGCACATCATTGCCCTTCGTACCAAATACCAGGCGCGGCTTTTGCAGCTCTTGTTCCATTCCGGCATCGTCCTCTCCGACATTGAATAAGGAATGACGAACTCCCTATACAGGAATTCCATATTCAAAATAGCATACTCATTCATCCTATAGTCTTATGTTTTCTTTAGATTCCCAGGTTTGTTCCAGCCACAAAAGAAAGAAGCCTGAGGATGATTACCTCAGGCTCCCTGCCGGCTCCGGCTACGCCTACGGCTGTATGCCCCAGACGAGGCTGCCGTCCTGGTGCAGAGTTACCCTGTTCCAGTCGGCATAGCCGGTCTTCGCGGGATCGAACGAGTAGTCGCCCGCCTCGTTGAGGCCGACCAATCCGACTTTGCAATGCGCAGCTG containing:
- a CDS encoding NAD(P)H-dependent oxidoreductase yields the protein MSANETKRQELLDAFQFRHATKSFDAERKISDKDFHVILEAGRLSPSSVGLEPWKFLVIQNPELRGKMREISWGAQGQLPTASHFVVLLARRNGRYDTDYFWNQMTGIKQIPEETVRTMMSRYSSFQGEDFRLFESERALFDWASKQTYIALANMMTAAALLGIDSCPVEGFNLDKMNELLEQEGLLEDGAYGVSVMAAFGYREKDPRPKARRQAEDVIQWIE
- a CDS encoding L-dopachrome tautomerase-related protein, with product MKLPGTTFLLAAAVTVSAASLPGSGHAADILPAAPAAPSAYTLTAPFEMVYHWNRLDWNFNDPAMKQEFESKQYWKTAIPAGVKVDSQGRYYVSVPRWYPGIPASMNRIVMKEGKPLLEPFPSWEMNRAGDPDKLQSVLGYEIDEQNRIWMLDQGHIASQPSQPGSQKLVVWDLTENRLIDSVPIPEHIASYTTSFLNDLVVDNRNGFVYITDSGNGSKDSPVAAGLVVYDMKTKSFRRVLHQHYSTQDFPGFRFSIMGKPVFQDRPMKTGADGIALSADRRTLYYSPLSARNLYAIDTALLRDFATPMEKIEQSVTALGSKGTNTDGMHADNQGNVWYTMLEDQGIGRYSREGKFQPFVSDDRMLWVDGVAFDQKGSLIFNSNRLHELRGNQETVDWTHPYNLVIWKAYAGPGVKSYLYAE
- a CDS encoding DUF1349 domain-containing protein, with amino-acid sequence MNNNLFLPETRQQLSWMNPPDKWTYTEEGGLIAEAPPGADFFRDPAGKHMASSAPFLHLPVDPSFELTTRLRVDMRHIYDSGCLMLMSGPDHWAKLCFEFNGTYPTIVSVVTRDGSSDDCNSERVTVDNPYLRITKAGDCISFYYSPDGEEWRLIRYFGLKCPSPVIAGVVAQSPKGEGSRVQFDYLQLSRPPSDSRF
- a CDS encoding calcium-binding protein, translating into MEQELQKPRLVFGTKGNDVLTASPSGEDHIFAGAGEDYLLAAPGSSSHVLHGGDGEDTFLVEGDSHVLYGETGDDTITVVSNGSRIHGNEGDDELTVSGSELLVTGGLGEDRLEAALDRSAVHSGAGDDYVDYGDTVMNRSTFDLGDGRDELRIRGEHNQAIGGTGEDSLFILAGSGNRIDGGADTDFLGTSGAVDSTLIGGYGDDWFSVGSDEYGSYHSRSNLYSGGGGNDNFAAGGSEETYLGGTGNDTLRAYYGSILSHSVLKGEAGSDTLLLDDPSGTSFNLLDGGDGNDSLTATHASNLLRGGSGNDELAVHGWETRGNTLSGGRGSDTYRIGEGALLNTIRDEGLSGETDRVIFEAVSAPEVTVNRQGNDLGLFSEAEKLLVRDFFGGAGQRVERFEFADGTIWTDKQVETLIQAMAAGGSAAGPADGESSLHAPAELSLLLMGTGTPQV